DNA from Deinococcus sp. YIM 134068:
GGGTAAGCCTGACCCTGAGCCACTGAGCGGACGAAAACGCCCTCATACTGTACTACAAACAACGCTCGAAGTCGGCTGGCAGCTCGTTTTTCGTTCGCCCTCATAAAATCTGTCAGGCCGTCAGGGTCGTCACGACTGCCCTACCTAACTGTGGTCGGCGATGGACCGGGCCACCCGACGGATCGCGGCCTCGTGGGACAACGAGACGCGCTGGGTGCCCTCAGACTCTGGGAAAGCCTCCTCACGCCCGGCCTGGACGCCGTTTGCCCTACCGATGGCTTGAAGCTCCATCGCGGCGGGGTGTCTGGAGCCTTGCACCGCGTCGAGAGCATCCAGCACATCGAGCGCTTCCATGCCACGCTCCGCTTGGGATTGGCCCATCTGGTGCAAACAGACCAATTCGGAGACCGTCCTACGGCTCTTCATCCACCGCCATACCGCGTTATTCCCCTGAACCCTCGCCCACCCGGATTCCAATTGGGAAAGAGAAGGGCGGCCCGCCTTCCCCGCGTGGCCGCCCCTTTCCCTGTTCCGACCTACCGGGCGACCTCCACCGCGCGGCTCTCGCGCACGACCGTGACCTGCACCTGGCCGGGGTACTCCATGTCCTGCTCCACCCGTCCGGCGATCTCGCGGGCGAGGAGGGTGGCCTGCGCGTCGCTGACCTTCTCGGGCTGGACGATCACGCGCACCTCGCGCCCGGCCTGGATGGCATACGCCTGCTGCACGCCGGGAAAGGCGACGGCGATCTGCTCCAGTTGCTCCAGCCGCCGGACATAGGCCTCCAGCTCCTCGCGCCGCGCACCGGGCCGGGCCGCGCTGATCGCGTCGGCGGCGGCCACGAGCACCGAATACAGCGTCTCCCCGTTCTCCGGGTCGTGGTGGTGGGCGATGGCGTCGATGACCTCGGCGGGTTCCCCGAACCGCTTGGCGAGGTTGACCCCGATCTCGACGTGGGTGCCCTCGATCTCGCGGTCGATGCTCTTGCCCACATCGTGCATCAACCCGGCGCGGCGGGCCAGCCCGGCGTCCAGTCCGAGTTCGTCCGCCATGATGCCCGTGAGGTGCGCGACCTGAACCGAGTGCTTGAGGACGTTCTGACCGTAGCTCGTGCGGAAGTACATCCGCCCCAGCAGTTGCACCAGCCCCGGCTTGAGACCCACCACGCCCGCCTCGATGGCCGCCTCCTCGCCCTGGGTGTGGATGAAGGTCTTCATCTCGTCCTGCGCCTTGTGGACCATCTCCTCGATGCGGGTGGGGTGGATGCGCCCGTCGGCGACCAGCGCGTCGAGCACATGCTTGGCGACCTCGCGCCGCACCGGATTGAAGGACGAGAGGATGACGGCCTCCGGCGTGTCGTCGATGATCAGGTCCACGCCCGTCAGCGCCTCGAAGGCGCGGATGTTGCGGCCCTCGCGCCCGATGAGGCGGCCCTTCATCGCGTCGTTAGGAATGGGCACGACCGACACGCTGAGCTGCGCGCTCGTCTCCGAGGCGCTGCGCTGGATGGCCTGCGCGACCACGCTGCGGGCGGTGCGCCTCGCCTCGGCGGTGGCCCGCTCGGTCATCGCCCGGACGCGGATGGCCTTTTCCTCCTCCAGCTCGGCGTCGAGGCGGCCCAGAATTTGCTCGCGGGCCGCCTCCGGGGTCAGGTTCGCCACCTCGTACAGCTTGAGTTCGGCCTGCCGCGCCCGCTCGCCCAGTTCGGCCTCCTGCCCGGCGAGCGCCCGGAGTTGCCCCTCCAGCCGCTCCTCCAGCGCGTCGAGCTTGTCGCCCCGCGCGTCGAGTTGCTCGGCCCGGCGGTTGAGGCGCTCGATCTCGCGCTTGAGTTCGTCGCGCTCGCGGCGGGTCTCCTGGCGGTCCGCGCTCAGCGACTCGCGCTCGCGGGCGGCGTCCTGCTTGGCCTGGGTGCGCTCCTCCTCGAACTGCCCGCGCAGGGCCGCGATCTGGTCGCGCTGCGCGTCGAGTTGAAGGGCGATCTGACGTTCACGTTCATCGGCTTCCTGAAGGCGGCGGGCGGCGTCCTGGCGGGTTTGCTCGGCCTGCTGCCGGACCGCCTCGGCCTGCTCGCGCAGGTGCCGGGCCTCGGCGTCCGCCTGGGCCTGGATGCGCTCGGCCTCGGCCTGGGCCTCGCGTTGCAGGCGGTCGTCGGTTGCGGCCTGCCTCCGCTGCCCGCGCGAGTGCCTCCAGAACGACCACGTGGTCAGTGCCCCCAAGAGCGCCAAGATGACATACATCCCTGTCATGGTGGCCTCATCTCCTTTCGGTGAGAGAGGGGCGCGACCCCACAAACCTCGCGGAGCGCGCCCGGTGAAGTGTCGTCGGTGGAAAGAGAGTAGGAAAAAAGTTGTGTGGGTGGCGTGTGAGTCACCCGCGCAGACAGTCTATCCCCAAGCCCCCCGCAAACCGTCCGGACCATCTTCACGACACCTACGCCGCAAGCTCAAGAGGCTACCATCCGGGCAGCACATCCACCGCGCAGGAGGGCCACCATGCAAAGCGACACCAATTCAACCGAATCCAACACCAGCGAGAGAACGTCACCGCAAGCGCCCACCGTCGCCGAACTCGACCGCGAGACGCTGGAGGCCGTCCAGGCCGTCTTCGATCTCGTCCGTCAGGGCAACGCCGAACGCCTCGCCCCCCTGCTGGAGCGTGGCCTGCCCCCCAACCTGTGCAACCAGAAGGGCGACAGCCTCCTGATGCTCGCCACCTACCACGGCCACCGGGAGGCCGCCCGTCTGCTGCTGGAACACGGGGCCGACCCGGAGTTGCGAAACGATCAGGGCCAGACGCCCATCCTCGGGGCCGCCTTCAAGGGCGACGCGGCGCTGGTCCAACTCCTGCTCGACCACGGCGCTGACCGCGAGAGCGCCGGGCCGGACGGCAAGACCGCGTTGATAATGGCCGCGATGTTCAACCGAGCGGAGATCGTGGACCTGCTCCTGTCACGCGGGGCCGACCTCCACGCGCGGGACGCGAACGGCCTGTCCGTGCTCGACGCCGCACGAGTGATGGGAGCGCCGGATACGACGGCCCAACTCGAACGGCTGTTGCGGGAGACGACGTAAACCCTCGCTCAAGTTGTTCTGCTGGCCGCTAGAAGCTGGCCGCTGGCCGCCCCTCCCCCTACCGCAGATACTCCCGGAAATAATTCAGCATGTCCCGCCGCGCGTCCCGGCTGGCGACGGTGTTCGCCAAACGGCCCTCGCTGAGCAGGAAGCCGTGCCGCTCGCCCTGATACGCGCTGAGCTTGAAGACCTTGTTCGCTGCGTCGAGCCTCTGCGCGTAGGCGTAGATGCCCGCGATGGGGCTGGGCTGGTCGCGCGTCCCGTGGATGATCAGCATGGGTGCCGTCAGTTGCCCGATCACGGCGGTGGGCGTCTGCGGTTTGGCCGCCGTGCCGCCCTGATCGGGGAAGCCGTACCAGGCCACGCCCGACTTGAACTGCTTCATCTGCGGCAGCAGCAGCATGGTGTAGCGCCCACCCGCGCAAAAACCCGTCAGGCCCACGGCATTCACGTTCACGTCCCGCCGCGCGCCGAGATACTTCACCCCGTCCTCCACGAGCGTCCTCACCACTGTGTCGCTCGGCTCCTGCTCGAAGGTCTGCCAGCCCAGCGCCAGCGTCACGAAGCCCGCCGCCGCCATCTCGTCCACGAGGTCGCGGTAGCCCTGCTCCAGCCCATTGAAGGAGTGCAGCAGGATCACGGCGGGTTTACGGGTGGTCGGGGCCGAGGTCGGCGCGGCGAGGTAACTCTTGTACGCCCGCCCGCCGCTCGTCACGTTCACGTCGGTGCCCCTCACCGCCTGTCCGAGCGCGGGGGAGGAGAGGGCGAGGACCGTCAGCGTCAGCGCGTGCTTGAGCATGGGAGACCTCCACCGCTACCGTACTCGTGCGGGGAGGCAGAGGGGACGAGGGCCGGGTGAGGAATGGGTCAAGAGCGCACGGTCAACGGCGCAGGGCCGCCGCCCACCCCTCCCGCGTCACCCTGGCAAGCACCGTGAACGAGCCGTCCGGCGCGGGTTTGAGCACCGCCGCCTCCCCCTCCGAGAGCATCCAGCCCGTCGTCAGGCGGAGGTTCTGCTCGTGCGTGACGATCACCGTATTGGTGCCCGCGCGTGGGGGCTGCCTCAGCAGCGTGCGAAGGTCGCCGATGACCTTGAGCCGGTCCGCCTCCGTTCCCGTGCGGAAATATGGATTGTTCAGGGTCGGCACAGGCATCACCCGTCCGGCGAGCAGTGCGGCGCTCTCACGGTTGCGGCAGTATTCACCGCTGAGGACGGTGCCGAAGGGGACGCGCAGTTCACGAAGGAGCCTGCCGACCTCGCGCGCATTTGTCCGCCCCTGCTCGCTCAAATTCCGCTGGGTGGCGCAGTCGCGGAGGTCCACCGTCGCGCCATCCGCCCCCTGCGTATCAAAGTGCCGGAAGTACAGCACGAGGCCCCCGGCCCGCAGTTGCGTGAGGAGGGTGGGGCTGACCGTCTCCGGGACCGTTTGTGCGGTTGCGGCGGCGGACAGCAGCAGAGGCAGGAACGCGAGGGCACGGCGCATGGCTCAGGCTAAAAGACCACCCCGCCGGACACTGTGGGCCACATGCTCCGCCCAAAAGAACAAACCCCAGCCGAAGCCGGGGCCTTGCTCTGTCTGAATTACTTCTGCCCGTGGATGACGAGCTTCAGCGGTATGGTGACTTCGGGGTGGGCGCGGTAGCTGATGTCGTACTCGCCGATTTCCTTGACGGTCTTCGGCATGTCGATGCGGCGGCGGTCCACGTCGAAGCCCAGGCGGTCGAGCGCCCCGGCCACGTCGGCGTGGGTGACGGCCCCGTAAATCTTGCCCTCGCCCGCACGGACGCTGAGTTCCACGGCCACACCGTTGAGGCGGCTGGCGAGGTCCTCGGCCTTGGCCTTCTCCTGCGCCTGCGTCTTCTGCCGGGCGCGGAGCTGGGCCTCCAGGGTCTTCATGTTGGCCGTGTTGGCGGGGGTCGCCATGCCACGGGGGATCAGAAAGTTGCGGGCGTAGCCGGGCTTGACGGTCACCACGTCGCCGGTCTTGCCCAGGCGACCGGGTTCAAGAAGGATCACTTGCATGGCCCAGTCTCCTTACTTGCGGACCAGCTTCTCGGTGTAGGGCAGCAGCGCGAGCTGGCGGGCGATCTTGATCGTCTGCGAGATGCGGCGCTGGTGCTTGGCCGAGAGGCCGGTGCGGCGGCGGGGCAAAATCTTGCCGGTGTCGGACACGAAGCGCCGGAGCATCTTCACGTCCTTGTAGTCGGTGATCTCCAGTTCCCCGATGGAGAACGGATCGACCTTGGGCTTGCGGGGCCGCTTGGGTCCCTTGCCGCGCGGTTTGCGCTCGGTGTTGCTGCTCTGGGTCATAGGAGTTCCTCTTAAAGCTGCCGATTGGGTGCTTCGCGTGGTCTAGAGGTCGAGGAGTCGAGAGGTCGAGAGGACCCAAACTTCAGCTTTCTCGACTATTAGACCTCTTGACCTCTGGACGCACGCGCCAGCGTGCCTAAAACGGCAGGTCTTCCTCTTCCGGCGGGAAATCGTCGAGACCTTGATCAATATCCAAGCCCCCCGAACGGGTCCCCGTGGTCGCCGCCCGGCTCGGCTGCGCGCGGCTGGCGCTGGCAGCGGCGGGCTGGGGGCGCGACGCACTGCTCGCGGTCTGCGGGCGAGGTGCGGCGGGGGTGGCTGTGGGACTGCCGGTGCCCACGCCTCGGGAAAGGGCTTCGACTCGCGTCGCCTCTACTTTGGTGGAGTTGCGCTTGTTGCCGTCTTTGTCCTGCCACGCCTCGTTCACGAGCCGTCCCTGCACCAGGACGGGATCGCCCTTCTTCAGGTCCTTCATGCTCTCGGCGAGGTCGCGCCACAGCGTCACGTCAATCCAGTGCGTCTTTTCCTGCTTCTGCCCCTGACGGTCATTCCAGGTCTCGTTCACGGCGAGGCCGAGGCCGAGCACGGCGTCTCCGGCGGGGGTGTAGCGCAGTTCGGGGTCGCGGGTCACGTTGCCGATCACCAGGACCTCGTTCAGGCCGCTGCCCATGCGAACGCCGCCTCCGGCGTCCTGCACGAGTTCGGGGGCGTAGCCGAGCTGCTCGATGCGTCCGGCCTTCACCTTGACCATGCTGCGTTTGCCGCCCTCGGGCGCTTCCCACTGGCTGTAGTCCAGGTTGCCTTCCACCATCACGGCGTCCCCGCTCTTCAGTCCCTTCTCGGCCTGCCACTCGGCGGGCTTGCCCAGGATGGAGACGCGGTGGTACCAGGGCAGCTTGCGCTCGCGTCCGTCGCTGCCGATCACGTGGTCTTCCCCGGCGACGGTCGCCTCGAAGACGGCCACGCCGCTCGGCGTGTAACGGAGTTCGGGGTCGCGGGCAAGTGCGCCGATCAGGTAAACGTGGTTCATGCCTCGGGCCATAACGGGGTCTCCTTTGCTGCTCTAGCTGGCGAGATAACTGGGGCGAGTATGTAGCTGGCGGTTGGCCCTCGCGGGTTGGCCTCAAGGTATCAAACCGGCGTTTTTACGTCAACAGCGTAACGGGGGGTGGGGGGAGGGGGCCTTCAGGCCTTCTTCGTCCGCTGCTCGGGGCGGTCGCGCACCACCAGGATGCGGCGCACGTTGTCGCGCAGACGCAGGTTGAGGGCGATGTCCTTTTCGGGGTTGCCTCCCGCGCGGATGGTGTACATCAGGTAGTAGCCCTCGCGGTCCTTGTTGATGGCATACGCCAGGCGGCGGTTGCCCACGTCGTCGAGGTTGGTGATCTCCGCCCCCGCATTCTTCACCGCCGTCTCGATGTACTCGCGCTCCGTCTGGAGCTGTTCGGCGCTGAGGTTGGGGTTCAGGATCAGGTTCAGGTCGTACTGGGTCATGGTTCACCTCACTTTCTCCGCCACATGCAGGGTCGTGCCTCGCCGGGCGGCGCAACTGGCAACTCTAGCAGAGTGAGGGGCGGGGTTCCAGAGCCACCCGGCCTACATGTCCGGGCCACGGCCCCGCCCGGTACGCTGGGGCATGAGCGACGAAACTCCGCAGAACTGGGCCGAAGGCATCCTCGACATCCTGAGGGAAGCGGTGGAGGGTGGCACCCCCGGCCAGGGCACGGCCTTCCTCGACGGCACGGGGGCGGATGGCAGCGGCAACCACGGCCTGCTGGCGACGCTGGAGGGTCTCGATGCGGAACAGGCCAGCCGCGACGTGAACGGCTCGTCCATCGCCGGACACGCCCGCCACACCGCCTTTCACATGGAGGTCATCGTGCGTTGGGAGCGGGACGGCGACCGGGGGCCGTTCGACTGGAAGGGGAGCTTCCATCCGGCGCAGGTCAGCGAGGAGGAGTGGGAGGCGGTGCGGGGTCGCGTCCGCACCGCCTACGACGAATTGGTTGCTTTCGCCCGAACTCAAGCCGGGGGAGAGGCACACGGGGACGCGACGGGAGGCTTGACGGGAGCCGTCGCCCACGCCGCCTACCACCTCGGCGCGATCCGGCAGATGGTGAAGGCGGTGGGAGCCGGGGCGTGAGCCTGAACGTTCGGCCCTTCGAGGAGGCCGACGTGCCCGCGTGGGTGGCGCTGTCCAACCTCGTGCTGGGGCAGAACACCACCGTCGAGTCTTTTCGGGCGCAGGAGGAACGGCGCGACCCCTCGCACGTCAGCCACCGCTGGATTGCCGAGGTCGGGGGAGAGGTGCGCGGCGTGGCCCACCTGTATTTCTTCTCCTTTGACCCACCGGACTTCCTCCACGCCCGTGTCCTCGTCCACCCGGAGGCGCGGGGGCAGGGAATCGGCGGCACACTATGGGCTGAGGTAGAAAAGGCTGTACGAGAATTGAGTCCAGTGGGCCTCGTCGCCGATGTGGACGACACCGACCCGGTAAGTCTCGAATGGGCGGAGAGGCGGGGTTTTCACCGGCACGCCCACCGCTTCGCCTCCGAACTCAACCTGGCGAGCTTCGATGAGACGCCTCACCTCGCGGCCCTCGAACGTGTGGAGGCGCAGGGAGTCATGTTCACCGATCTGGTGGGCGCGGACGAGTCCACGCTCGACCGCTACCTCCGCTTCGTCGCCGACCGCCTGACCGAGACGCCCGACCTCGCCGGACACCCGCGCTGGCCGCCCCCGCAGGTGCGCGAGATGCTGCACTTAGGCCACGACCCACGCCCCGACTGGCTCATCCTCGCCGTCTCCCCGGAGGGCGAATGGCTCGGCACGACGGCGATGGTCCAGATTCGGGACTTCGTGTACAACGAACTCACCGCCACGCATCCGCAGGCACGCGGCCAGGGTCTTGCGCTGCCGCTCAAATTGCAGGTCATCCGCCGGGCGAGGGAGGCCGGATTCTCCCGGATGCGGACGAACAACCACAGCACGAACGCGCCCATGCTGCGCGTGAACGAACGGCTCGGCTTTCAGGCCCGGCCCGGACGGTACGAGATGCACCGCCCGTCGCGCTGAGGGTGAGGGCTTGCCCTACCTCCGCCGTTTGAAGGGATTCCAGCGGCCCGCGCCCACATCTTCCGGCTGCGGCTCGGCGACTCTGGGAGGTGGAACATGGCGGCCTACCGACCTCACGGGAGCCGTGACCGCGACGCTCTCCGCGCAGGAGTCCTCCTCACCGAGGGCGGCTTGCAGGGCGGCGCGCAGGGCGTCCGCTGTCGGCCTGTCTGCGGGCCGCTTGGCGAGGGCACGCTCGGTGAGGCGCGCGATGGTGGGCGAAAGCTGGGGGTTGAGCGACAGCAGCGGCGGCGCGAAACGGGTCAGGTGCGCGCCCATCACTTCCTCGTAGGTCTCGCCCCGGAAGGGTCGCTGCCCCGCCAGCAGCTCGTAGGCGAGAATGCCGAGGCTGTAGACATCGCTCGCCGGGCCGCCGCTCTCGCCGTGGTAGACCTCCGGGGCCATGTAGAAGGGGCTGCCGCTCGCCCGCCCCCCCTGCGCGGTGAAGTAGGCGCTGCCCAGGTCGCCCAGCGCCGCCCGCCCCTCCTGAACGTACACGTTCTGCCGCTTCACGTCCTGATGGACGGCCCCCAGGCCGTGCAGGTGGCCGAGGGCCGACGCCACGTCCGCCAGCACTCGTAGCGCCGCCGCCTGCTCCAAGACGCGCCCCGGCAGCCGCTGGAGCACGTCGCACAGCGACCCCTCCGGGTAGTACCGCACTGCGAGAAACGCCTGCGGGCCGAAGGGCGTGCCCGCGAAACCCCGCACGAGGTGGGGGTGGCGGAATTGCAGGGTCAGCCGCACCTCGTTCCCGAACCGCTCCGCCGCGTCCTGCGTGCTCAGTGTCCGCTCGTGCGGCACCTTGAGGGCGACCTCCCGGCCCCCCGCGTCCCGCGCGAGGTACACGAGCGAGGTCTCCCCCCGCCCGAGGGGACGCAGGAGGGTGTGGCCGGGAATGGAGCGGTCTGGGGTCATGTTCGCTGGGATGGACTGGGATTGGAGAGGAAGAGTCCTCTTCCCAGTTTAGGGAGAGGATGTCACGCGAATCTGTCAGAACGCGGTGGTGCCCGGACTTCTATGCAGTCCAAAGAGGAAGGAGAGCCGCCCCGCACGACTCCCCTTCCTCCGAACTCGCTTGTCCCTGAGTCCAACCCTACTCGTCCACGCCCGCGTCCTCGGCCACGCGCTTCCCGGCCATCCACTCCAGGCCCGCCCACATCAGGTCGTCGAGGTCGCCGTCGAGCACGTCGTCGGGGTTGTGCTTCATCACGCCCGTGCGGTGGTCCTTGACATACTGCTTGTCGAGGACGTAGGAGCGAATCTGCGACCCCCACTCGATCTTCTTCTGCTCGCCGCGCGCCTTTGCCTCCTCCTCCTCGCGCTTCCTGGCCTCGATGTCGTAGAGGCGCTGCTTGAGAATCTGGAGGGCGATCTCGTGGTTCTTGATCTGGCTTCTGGTCTGCTGCGACGCCACGGCGATGCCCGTGGGGAGGTGCGTCAGGCGCACGGCGGAGTCGGTGGTGTTGACGCCCTGCCCCCCGGCCCCCTGCGAGCGGAACACGTCCCGGCGCAGATCGGAGTCGGGGATGTGGATGTTGATCTCCTCCTCCGGGACCTGCGGCACCACGTCCACCGAGGCGAACGAGGTGTGGCGGCGGTTGTTCGAGTCGAAGGGCGAGACCCGGACGAGGCGGTGGACGCCGTGCTCGGGCGCGGTCATGCCGTACGCCCTTTCCCCCCGGATGATGAATTCGGCCCCGAGCACCCCGGCCTGCTCGCCGTCCTGCTGGTCGATCAGTTCGACCTTGTACCCGTGCCGCTCGGCCCAGCGCATGAACATCCGCGTGAGCATTCCCGCCCAGTCCTGCGACTCGGTGCCGCCCGCGCCGCTCTTGACCCGCACGATGGCGGGAGCGTCGGCGTGCTTCATCGTGAAGAGCGTCTCGCGGTACAGGTCGTCCACCCGCGCCTGAATGCCCTCCTGCTCCTCGGCGAGGAGTTCGCGGTCCTCGTCGTCGGCGATCTCCAGCATCTCGGCGAGGCCGCTCACGTCGGCCTGAAGGCCCTGGTAGCCCTCCACCACCCGGCGCAGCGTCCCCGCCTCCTGCGTCACCTGCCGGGCGCGGCCCGCGTTGTTCCAGAGGGCCGGGTCGCTCAACTCACGGTCGAGTTCGTTCAGCCTGCGCGTCTTGCCGGGAATGTCAAAGGTACTCCCGGAGCGACGCCAGTTTTTCCAGCAATTCCTGCATGGCGTGCCTCCCTTCCGCGCATTTCCCGTTGGCCGGGGCGCGGGCATCTGCCGCCCAGAAGTATAGGGAGGCGCGGGGCGAGGATGCGGCCACGGCCCACGCTCCCGCATCCACCTCCTGTGCCCGACCTCCTCCGTCTCGGGTGCCCCTCGGTGCTTTGCACTCCCCACCGAGAACCTCTGCCGGGCGACCGAGGGGAGGATTGCTCCCCCCAGCCCCAACCCGCTTTGGCGTTCCTCTCATCCCGGCCTGCCACTCCACTCCCAGACTAGGTGCATGAAACACCTTTTGTTTCCGACGGTGGCCCAGGCCGACGCCTTCGTGCAGGACCTCCAGTCGCAGGGCGTTATTCAGCCCGAAATGGGGCAGACCTCCCTCAACCGCCGCGGCGGCATGAGCGGCAGCACGAGCATGGGAGGCGCGAGCACCGGGGGCACGAGCGGCATGGGCAGTGAGACGGGCACGACGACCACGGTGGTGGAGCAGGGCAACCAGTACGTCGAGGGCGGCACCGCTGAGGACGCCGGGGACGGCGCGATCAAGGGCACGGGCGTCGGCGCGGCGGTCGGCACCGTAGTGGGCGCAGTGGCGACGGTGGCGACGGGTGGGCTGGCCGCCGTTCCCGTCATCCTCGGTATGGCGGCGCTCGGCTCGGGCGTCGGCGCTGGCGTGGGCGCGGCGGGCGGCGCGGCGAAGTCCGAGGGTGAGGGCGCGATGGGCGGCTACGAGAGCAGCTATGACGTGGACGACGACCAGTACGACCGTCTCCACGGCGGCACGTCCTCCGGTGGTCGCGCCATCGCCGTGGACGACTCCGTACCACAGGACGTGGTGGAGGCGGCGGCGACGCGGCACGGGGGGCAGTTCGTCTAAAGGGATGAGGGGTTAGGCGTTAGGGATGAGGGGAGGCGACTTGGTTTCGCCTCCCTCGTCTTTTTGCCTTCCGACTTCCGTCCTCTGCCTTTTCCCTAATTCAACATCCGCCCCCCGCCCTGCCCCATCAGCGCCTCGGCCTTTCTCAGGTGGTCTTGCAGGGTGATGTGCCAGTCGTCGCTCTCGGGCGTGTGCTCCAGCGCCTGCTGGGCGTGGGCGTAGGCGGCGGCGGGGTCCTTGAAGCCCTGCTGGGCCATCACGTCAGCGGCCATCTGGTGCCCGGTGATCCAGTCGCGGCTGTCGGGGGCGGCCTCGCGCACCACCCGCTCGTAGTGCTCCAGCGCGTCGTCGAGGTGATAGTAGTCCAGCGCCACGCTGCCCAGCACGAGGCTGGCGGGCACCACCGCCCCCTGCGCCAGCGCCTGCTCGGCGGTCTGCTGCGCCTCCTGGAGCCGCCCGAGGCGGTAGTCGCACTCGGCGAGGTCGGCCAGTACCTCCGGCTGGTAGGGGTAGTCGGGGTCGGCCAGCACGGCCTCCAAACGCTCGCGCGCCTCCACCGGGCGGTCGAGGTCGAGCAGGGCGACCCCGAGTTCGTGCAGCGCGTAGTGGCGGTCGGCGTCGGTGGAGACGCTTAGCGCGGCTTCGAAGTGTTCCAGCGCCCGCTCGTGCTGCCCGAGGTGCGTCAGGACCTGCCCCCACACGAGCGCCACCCCGTAGCTAGGGTCGCCGTGCTCGCGCTCCAGACGGTCGGCTTCCCGGATGGCCTCCAGCGCCGCCTCCGGCTTGTCGAGGGCAAGGAGGGCCTGCGCGTTGAGGTAGTGCCAGGTGGCGAGGTTCAAGCCCTCCTCGGGGTCCTGGCCGGTGTAGAGGGGCCGTGCCCCGTCGAGGGCCGCCTGTGCCCCCTCCGTCTGCCCGAGCTGGAGCAGGGTCGCCGCCCCCTCCTGAAGCATGATCGCGCGGTTGAGACCCCTGGCGTGGTGCGCCGCCTCCGCGTACAGGTGTGCGGCCTCCTCAAGGTGCCCGAGCTGTTCCTCGCCGTCGGCCTGCCAGCTCCGCAGCCGCCAGCGCAGGTGCGGGGGCAATTCGGTCAGCGGGAGGTGAATGTCCAGCGCCTCCTGCGGGTGCTCGCCGAGCGCGAGCGCACCGAGGGCGTGGTAGCGGGCCAGCGGTTCGGCGGCCTCGCGCACCGCCGGGGTGGGAGGCACGGCGTCCGGGCCGCGCGAGCGGGCGTCGAGTTCGGCGCTCAGGGCGAGGTAGAGGGGGTCGGCCCGCAAGGAGGGGTCAAGAGTCCGGGCCTCGCGCAACGCCGCGCCGACCTCCGCCGTAGCCGCGTCCCCGTACAGGGCGTGGGTGCTCGCCAGATACAGGGCGATGCGGGCGCGCTCGGGCCGCCGGGCCTCGCTCATGGCGGCCTCCAGCACGTCGAAGGCCGTGTCGTAGTCACCCTCCGCGAGCGCCGCGCACGCCTGCCCCCAGGTGGTCGCCACATCGATCATCACCCTTCAGGATAGCGTGGGGAAGAGGGGGGGTCGGGTTCCGGCTCCCCCTTTCGGTGGTTGACGTTGATGGAAGGGTAGGGTGTGCTGTGAGGGATGCGCCTGCGCCACCTGTTCCGGGGTCTCCTGCTCGCCCTGCCCATCGCCGTGTTCGCCCTGTTCGGGGTATGGATGCTGAAGAGCCTGTTCTGGCCCGCTTCCGTGCCCTACGCGGAGTTCGGACGGCTGCTGGAGGCGGGTCGAGTGGAGCGCGTCGTCGTGCGGGAGGACGTGGCGCGGGTGGTGCTGGAGGAACCCGCGAGCGTCAGCGTCATGGGTTCGTCTACCCCACGCGAATTGAGCGCGTTCACCGTGCGGCTGCCGAGCAGTCAAGCCACCCCCGACTCCGCGCTGCTCCAGCAACTTCAGGCGCAGGGCGTGGACTTCCGCTTCGAGCCGCCCAGCCAGTGGCTCGGCATCCTGCTCAACTTCCTGCCCGTCCTTCTGCTGCTGGCAATTCCGGGTCTCTTCCTGCTGGCGGTGCTGCTCGTCCTCACTGTTCGCCGCCGAGCGCCGGACCCCCGCTGAGGCTGCCCCTCCTGGCGACTGGCGACTCCAACCCGCCCCCATCACCCCCTCCCCGCCAAACTTTCGGGACGCTAAAGCCGACGTGTGACGCGGCATACGCCCTCCCACCTTGAGTCTGGTACACTCAACTTCAGCGGGGCGGGACTCGCCCCAACGTTTCCCTTTCTCCCGGAGGATCACTCTTGAGGCGACTCAATCCCTGGCTGATCGTCCTGTTCGTGCTGGCGCTGTTCCTGATGTTCTCTCAGGCACCCATGAGCGGGCGGGCGAGTGTCGATTACAATGTGTTCAAGGACCTGCT
Protein-coding regions in this window:
- the rny gene encoding ribonuclease Y encodes the protein MTGMYVILALLGALTTWSFWRHSRGQRRQAATDDRLQREAQAEAERIQAQADAEARHLREQAEAVRQQAEQTRQDAARRLQEADERERQIALQLDAQRDQIAALRGQFEEERTQAKQDAARERESLSADRQETRRERDELKREIERLNRRAEQLDARGDKLDALEERLEGQLRALAGQEAELGERARQAELKLYEVANLTPEAAREQILGRLDAELEEEKAIRVRAMTERATAEARRTARSVVAQAIQRSASETSAQLSVSVVPIPNDAMKGRLIGREGRNIRAFEALTGVDLIIDDTPEAVILSSFNPVRREVAKHVLDALVADGRIHPTRIEEMVHKAQDEMKTFIHTQGEEAAIEAGVVGLKPGLVQLLGRMYFRTSYGQNVLKHSVQVAHLTGIMADELGLDAGLARRAGLMHDVGKSIDREIEGTHVEIGVNLAKRFGEPAEVIDAIAHHHDPENGETLYSVLVAAADAISAARPGARREELEAYVRRLEQLEQIAVAFPGVQQAYAIQAGREVRVIVQPEKVSDAQATLLAREIAGRVEQDMEYPGQVQVTVVRESRAVEVAR
- a CDS encoding dienelactone hydrolase family protein encodes the protein MLKHALTLTVLALSSPALGQAVRGTDVNVTSGGRAYKSYLAAPTSAPTTRKPAVILLHSFNGLEQGYRDLVDEMAAAGFVTLALGWQTFEQEPSDTVVRTLVEDGVKYLGARRDVNVNAVGLTGFCAGGRYTMLLLPQMKQFKSGVAWYGFPDQGGTAAKPQTPTAVIGQLTAPMLIIHGTRDQPSPIAGIYAYAQRLDAANKVFKLSAYQGERHGFLLSEGRLANTVASRDARRDMLNYFREYLR
- the rplI gene encoding 50S ribosomal protein L9, producing the protein MQVILLEPGRLGKTGDVVTVKPGYARNFLIPRGMATPANTANMKTLEAQLRARQKTQAQEKAKAEDLASRLNGVAVELSVRAGEGKIYGAVTHADVAGALDRLGFDVDRRRIDMPKTVKEIGEYDISYRAHPEVTIPLKLVIHGQK
- a CDS encoding ankyrin repeat domain-containing protein encodes the protein MQSDTNSTESNTSERTSPQAPTVAELDRETLEAVQAVFDLVRQGNAERLAPLLERGLPPNLCNQKGDSLLMLATYHGHREAARLLLEHGADPELRNDQGQTPILGAAFKGDAALVQLLLDHGADRESAGPDGKTALIMAAMFNRAEIVDLLLSRGADLHARDANGLSVLDAARVMGAPDTTAQLERLLRETT
- the ssb gene encoding single-stranded DNA-binding protein, with protein sequence MARGMNHVYLIGALARDPELRYTPSGVAVFEATVAGEDHVIGSDGRERKLPWYHRVSILGKPAEWQAEKGLKSGDAVMVEGNLDYSQWEAPEGGKRSMVKVKAGRIEQLGYAPELVQDAGGGVRMGSGLNEVLVIGNVTRDPELRYTPAGDAVLGLGLAVNETWNDRQGQKQEKTHWIDVTLWRDLAESMKDLKKGDPVLVQGRLVNEAWQDKDGNKRNSTKVEATRVEALSRGVGTGSPTATPAAPRPQTASSASRPQPAAASASRAQPSRAATTGTRSGGLDIDQGLDDFPPEEEDLPF
- the rpsR gene encoding 30S ribosomal protein S18, encoding MTQSSNTERKPRGKGPKRPRKPKVDPFSIGELEITDYKDVKMLRRFVSDTGKILPRRRTGLSAKHQRRISQTIKIARQLALLPYTEKLVRK
- the rpsF gene encoding 30S ribosomal protein S6, translated to MTQYDLNLILNPNLSAEQLQTEREYIETAVKNAGAEITNLDDVGNRRLAYAINKDREGYYLMYTIRAGGNPEKDIALNLRLRDNVRRILVVRDRPEQRTKKA